GCTGTTTACCAACAAAATCTCCCCGCATCAATTGGGCCTGGCCGACGTTCTGTCGGCCCTTCGCTTTACCGGCGAGTTTCCGAAAAAACTGACGCTGATTGGCGTCATTCCGGAATCGCTGGAGCCGAATATTGGTTTAACGCCAACAGTTGAAGCGATGATTGAACCTGCGCTTGCGCAGGTTCTGGCTGCGCTGCGTGAGTCGGGCGTTGAAGCGATCCCTCGGGAGGCGACGCATGTCTGAGGAGATTTCCGGGTTCCAGGCTGCTCCGAAAGCACAGGTTCAGGCTGCGTTTGAAGCGATTGCGCAGCGTTCAATGCACGATCTGTCCTTTCTACATCCTGATATGCCAGTGTATGTCTCTGACTTTACATTGTTTGAAGGGCAGTGGACGGGATGTGTGATTACGCCGTGGATGCTGAGCGCGCTGATTTTCCCCGGACCAGACCAGCTCTGGCCAGTGCGTAAAGTCAGTGAAAAGCTTGGGTTGCGTCTGCCGTATGGCACGATGACATTCACGGTGGGCGAACTGGATGGTGTATCGCAATACCTCTCCTGCTCGCTGATGTCACCGCTCAATCACAGTATGTCGTCTGAAGAGGGCGTACGTCTGGCTGATGACTGCGCGCGCATGCTGTTGTCGCTGCCGGTCAGCGATCCGGATGCGCCGCAGACAAGCCGTCGCGCGCTGCTGTTCGGGCGTCGGGGTTTGCAGAATGCATGAGCTGTCTCTTTGCCAGAGTGCGGTTGAAATCATTCAACAGCAGGCTGAACAGCATGGCGTAAAGCGCGTCACCGGCGTGTGGCTGGAGATTGGCGCGCTGTCCTGTGTTGAAGAGAGCGCGGTACGTTTTAGTTTTGATATTGTCTGCCAGGGGACGGTGGCGCAAGGCTGTGAATTGCACATCGATTACAAACCGGCGCAGGCATGGTGCTGGGATTGCAGTCAGGCGGTTGAAATCACCCAACACGATGCGCAATGTCCGCGTTGTCATGGCGACCGACTGCGTGTTGATACCGGCGATTCGCTGAAAGTGAAAAGTATTGAAGTTGAATAACCCATGATGTGACATGGGGCGGAGTCAGACATGTGTATAGGCGTTCCAGGCCAGGTTCTGGCCGTCGGTGAAGATATTCACCAGCTTGCGCAGGTGGAAGTGTGCGGCATCAAGCGTGATGTGAATATTGCGCTGATTTGTGAAGGCAGTCCTGCGGAACTGGTCGGGCAGTGGGTGTTAGTGCATGTGGGGTTTGCGATGAGCATCATCGATGAAGAAGAAGCCAAAGCCACGCTGGATGCACTACGCCGTATGGAGTACGACGTCACCAGCGCATAAGAGTGAATGCCGGATAGGTTCTGTCCGGCATTTTTTAGCGTTAATTCTGGCGCTTATCTTCGGTATTGGTCTCGAAATCGCTGGCATCATGACGTTCATGAAGCTGCTCATTCAACGGTCCGTTGGTCCGGTTCACGATTCGCCCGCGTTTAACTGCCGGACGTTCCGCTATCTCTTTTGCCCAACGCTGCACATTTTTATAGTTGCCCGCATCAAGGAATTCTGCCGCATCGTACACATTGCCCAGCACCACGTTGCCAAACCACGGCCAGATAGCCATATCGGCAATGGTGTACTCATCGCCTGCCACGTAAGCGTTATTCGCCAGCTGTTTATCCAGCACGTCCAGCAGGCGTTTGGCTTCCATTGTAAAGCGGTTGATCGCGTACTCAATCTTCACCGGCGCGTAGTGGTAGAAATGACCGAAACCACCGCCGAGGAAGGGCGCTGCACCCTGCAGCCAGAACAGCCAGTTCAATGTCTCTGTACGTTTTGCTAAATCCTGTGGCAGGAAATAACCATATTTTTCTGCCAGATACAGCAGGATCGAGCCCGACTCAAACACACGCACCGGTGGATTTTGCGAATGATCGCGCAATGCCGGGATCTTCGAGTTGGGATTCACCTCCACAAAGCCGCTGGAAAACTGATCGCCTTCGCCAATGCGAATCAGCCAGGCATCATATTCCGCACCGCTCACTCCCTGTGCCAGCAGTTCTTCCAGCATGATGGTGACTTTCTGGCCGTTCGGCGTACCCAGCGAATAGAGCTGAAGCGGATGTTTACCGACCGGCAGCGTTTTGTCGTGCGTCGGACCGGAGACAGGACGGTTGATGTTGGCGAACGCACCGCCATTGGATTTTTCCCACGTCCAGACTTTCGCGGGCTGATAAGTGTTATCTGACATGTTGACCTGCCTTCTGAGTGGTTGTGTTGAAGCAGTGTAGCAGGTCGCCATCCGTACCTTTAACAGATCGGCACATTTACACCTGTCTATTTTTCGTTGTTGCGCACGCACCCGCTGCGTTGAGGTGTATGATGGTCGGCGGTGTAGGGCAGGCAAGCAGAAGCTGCCCAGCTGTATAGTTTTGAGGTAAGGTGCATGAGCAAAGGAACGACCAGTCAGGATGCCCCGTTCGGGACATTATTGGGCTATGCCCCCGGTGGTGTAGCGATCTACTCTTCAGATTACAGCTCCCTCGACCCGCGGGACTATGACGATGACGCCGCGTTTCGCAGCTACATCGACAACGAATACATGGGCCACAAATGGCAGTGCGTCGAATTCGCGCGTCGTTTCCTCTTCCTGAATTATGGTGCGGTGTTCACCGATGTCGGCATGGCGTGGGAGATTTTCTCGTTGCGTTTCCTGCGCGAAGTGGTGAACGACAACATTCTGCCGCTACAGGCGTTTCCTAACGGGTCGCCTCGCGCACCGGTCGCCGGGGCGCTGCTGATCTGGCAGAAAGGCGGAGAATTTAAAGACACCGGCCATGTCGCGATTATCACTCAATTGCTGGATAACAAAATCCGCATTGCCGAGCAGAACGTCATTCACACGCCGCTTCCTCCCGGACAGCAGTGGACGCGTGAGCTGGAGATGGTGGTGGAAAATGGCTGCTATACCCTGAAAGACACCTTTGACGACACTACTATTCTGGGCTGGATGATCCAGACCGACGATACCCGGCACAGCCTGCCACAGCCGGAGATCGCCAATGATTCGCTGAAGATTGGCGCGGCAAGACTGGAAGAAAACGGCCAGTTTGACGGTAAATGGCTGGATGAACAGGATCCGCTGCAAAAAGCCTATGTGACAGCGAACGGTCACGTGATCAATCAGGATCCG
The sequence above is drawn from the Citrobacter amalonaticus genome and encodes:
- the hybE gene encoding hydrogenase-2 assembly chaperone, which encodes MSEEISGFQAAPKAQVQAAFEAIAQRSMHDLSFLHPDMPVYVSDFTLFEGQWTGCVITPWMLSALIFPGPDQLWPVRKVSEKLGLRLPYGTMTFTVGELDGVSQYLSCSLMSPLNHSMSSEEGVRLADDCARMLLSLPVSDPDAPQTSRRALLFGRRGLQNA
- the hypA gene encoding hydrogenase maturation nickel metallochaperone HypA; the encoded protein is MHELSLCQSAVEIIQQQAEQHGVKRVTGVWLEIGALSCVEESAVRFSFDIVCQGTVAQGCELHIDYKPAQAWCWDCSQAVEITQHDAQCPRCHGDRLRVDTGDSLKVKSIEVE
- the hybG gene encoding hydrogenase maturation factor HybG, with the protein product MCIGVPGQVLAVGEDIHQLAQVEVCGIKRDVNIALICEGSPAELVGQWVLVHVGFAMSIIDEEEAKATLDALRRMEYDVTSA
- the yghU gene encoding glutathione-dependent disulfide-bond oxidoreductase — translated: MSDNTYQPAKVWTWEKSNGGAFANINRPVSGPTHDKTLPVGKHPLQLYSLGTPNGQKVTIMLEELLAQGVSGAEYDAWLIRIGEGDQFSSGFVEVNPNSKIPALRDHSQNPPVRVFESGSILLYLAEKYGYFLPQDLAKRTETLNWLFWLQGAAPFLGGGFGHFYHYAPVKIEYAINRFTMEAKRLLDVLDKQLANNAYVAGDEYTIADMAIWPWFGNVVLGNVYDAAEFLDAGNYKNVQRWAKEIAERPAVKRGRIVNRTNGPLNEQLHERHDASDFETNTEDKRQN